The Antarcticibacterium sp. 1MA-6-2 genome has a window encoding:
- a CDS encoding efflux RND transporter periplasmic adaptor subunit, with protein sequence MSPLVNGQITRMSPAFVPGGFVKKGTILLQIDPSDYRNALELRKSELRQTESNLSVEMGRQEVAQQDLALVGGDSLTREEQSLVLRQPQLNAVKATIQAARAAVEQAETNLARTTIRAPFDAHILSQNVTVGSQVSPGDELGRLVSTDYYWLVLTVPVSKLHYLKFPESEGEKGSSVKIRNTTSWPKNTFRTGFLANQVGALDAQTRLARVLVKIPDPLVREEKGVPELMIGSFVDALVEGEEIKDAVRVNSDYVRTNQTVWVMEDGKLAIRKVTVDLTDAEFAYITEGLKDGDSVVTTNLSTVAEGIPLRTQGTTSKDTLKVEAELPED encoded by the coding sequence TTGAGCCCGCTGGTGAACGGGCAGATCACACGCATGTCTCCTGCCTTTGTTCCCGGAGGTTTTGTGAAAAAAGGAACAATTCTCCTGCAAATAGATCCATCAGATTACCGCAATGCTCTGGAATTAAGGAAAAGCGAATTAAGGCAAACGGAAAGCAATCTTTCCGTGGAAATGGGAAGGCAGGAAGTGGCGCAACAGGATCTGGCTCTTGTGGGAGGGGATTCTCTTACCCGGGAAGAGCAGTCGCTGGTCCTACGACAACCCCAGCTGAATGCCGTTAAGGCAACTATCCAGGCAGCAAGAGCGGCTGTAGAACAGGCAGAAACCAATCTTGCCCGTACAACTATTAGAGCGCCTTTTGATGCACATATTTTAAGCCAGAACGTTACAGTGGGATCCCAGGTTTCACCCGGAGATGAATTAGGAAGGCTCGTTAGCACCGATTACTATTGGTTAGTCCTTACAGTTCCTGTGTCCAAACTTCACTACTTAAAATTCCCGGAATCAGAAGGTGAAAAAGGATCTTCAGTGAAAATCCGCAATACCACATCCTGGCCAAAAAACACTTTCCGCACAGGTTTTCTGGCTAACCAGGTAGGAGCTCTTGATGCTCAAACCAGGCTGGCAAGGGTGCTGGTAAAAATTCCGGACCCCCTCGTCCGTGAGGAAAAAGGAGTTCCTGAATTAATGATAGGATCTTTTGTAGATGCTTTAGTTGAAGGAGAAGAAATTAAAGATGCTGTAAGAGTGAACAGTGACTATGTACGTACCAATCAAACTGTATGGGTCATGGAGGATGGAAAACTTGCCATTCGTAAGGTCACTGTAGATCTCACAGATGCAGAATTTGCATATATAACCGAGGGTTTGAAAGATGGAGATAGTGTCGTTACAACGAATCTTAGTACTGTAGCCGAGGGAATTCCTTTACGAACACAGGGAACAACCTCTAAGGATACTTTAAAGGTTGAAGCAGAATTACCTGAAGATTAG
- a CDS encoding efflux RND transporter permease subunit: protein MNKPDKKDIRKEGAIGFMARNSIAANLLMIILIGGGIWTMFNIQKEVFPQFQLDFVEVSVNYPGAAPTEVEQGILLPVEEAIRGIQGIKEIVSTANEGSGQISIELVAGTDRMQAFQDIDQAVRRIQTFPDDIERPQVNLQSRQQDVMEIGIYGNVDVWTLRKLAERFRNGIAQRPPGDTGGNWKCS, encoded by the coding sequence ATGAATAAGCCGGATAAGAAAGATATACGTAAAGAAGGGGCTATAGGTTTTATGGCTCGAAACTCTATTGCTGCCAATCTTTTAATGATAATTTTAATAGGTGGTGGGATCTGGACGATGTTCAATATTCAGAAAGAAGTTTTCCCTCAGTTCCAGCTGGATTTTGTAGAAGTGAGTGTAAATTATCCCGGAGCAGCTCCTACCGAAGTGGAACAGGGAATCTTACTTCCGGTAGAAGAAGCCATTCGCGGAATTCAGGGTATTAAAGAAATCGTTTCCACAGCAAACGAAGGTTCAGGACAAATATCTATTGAACTCGTTGCAGGAACTGACAGAATGCAGGCCTTTCAGGATATTGACCAGGCGGTAAGGCGAATTCAAACTTTTCCCGATGATATTGAGCGGCCACAGGTAAATCTTCAGTCGCGGCAACAGGATGTAATGGAAATTGGCATCTACGGAAATGTTGACGTCTGGACCCTGAGAAAACTGGCGGAACGTTTTCGCAATGGCATTGCTCAGCGACCCCCAGGTGACACAGGTGGAAATTGGAAATGTTCCTGA
- a CDS encoding efflux RND transporter permease subunit produces the protein MALLSDPQVTQVEIGNVPDYVTHIEIPRHQLRQYNLTLGQVADIVARSSEDVPAGAVETHSGEILLRMQERKQWAEEFGKITIVSSESGARVTLADIATITDGFEETGFHGHFNQTPSVEIEIFRVGDQSPSDIAEAVQAILKDLDLPPGVEYRIDSNRAEDYEERLSLLTENGIMAIVIVLIILTLFLEYRLAFWVMMGMAISFIGGIIFLPMIGVSINMISMFGFLVVLGIVVDDAIVVGENIYEFRQQGMSPVKAAIEGTKNVSKPVIFSILTTILAFTPLLFMPGENGKFWWPLPAVVIVILAVSLLEALFILPSHLAHLSAKKSKGWILKFENWQESFAKGFNRVIDKYYRPFLDLCLKYRYITLSAAIALLLIVGGYGYSDHMGMIMMPEVAADEIEAGVRLPVGTTNIQAAKVAEEITQSTREMFDKHNLHEVAEGIKTNVRGQNFIDVEIVMRPPDERDMTAKELIALWRDNIGDIQGVDQITFEAERGPGGARQDISIDLSHTDIEVLEKASNAFMQRMETFNNTRDISDNYNKGKLQYDFNLLPEGRNLGLTSNEVGRQVRDAFFGALAMRQLRGTNEIEVRVKLPLEERRDIQNLEDFLVRTPDGVEVPLMDVVTVEEREAFTNINRRDGRRVVNVGMDVEPANAVTRVLASVQQEVLPQLRADFPGITWTFEGSQADMRESTDSLWSGFSMAMLLIYALLAIAFSSYTQPLVVLSAIPFGIVGAVIGHILLGYDLSLVSLMGVIALSGVVVNDSLIMIDYANNKRDTLSVYDAIHEAGLRRFRPIMLTTLTTFGGLTPIILETSSQAQYLIPMAISLGFGIVFATSIILVLVPCLYLILEDISLKIREGKTVRRTPDPRNA, from the coding sequence ATGGCATTGCTCAGCGACCCCCAGGTGACACAGGTGGAAATTGGAAATGTTCCTGATTATGTAACTCACATTGAAATCCCGCGCCACCAACTCCGGCAGTACAACCTCACCCTGGGACAGGTTGCAGATATCGTTGCCCGTTCCAGTGAAGACGTTCCTGCAGGTGCAGTGGAGACTCATTCGGGTGAAATTCTCCTTAGAATGCAGGAACGAAAGCAATGGGCTGAGGAATTCGGGAAAATTACTATAGTCTCTTCCGAATCGGGTGCGCGGGTCACTTTGGCCGATATTGCTACTATTACTGATGGTTTTGAAGAAACAGGTTTTCACGGACACTTTAATCAAACTCCTTCCGTAGAAATTGAGATCTTTCGCGTGGGCGATCAGTCTCCATCAGATATTGCTGAAGCTGTTCAGGCTATTCTGAAAGATTTAGACCTTCCTCCGGGAGTAGAATATCGTATAGACAGTAACCGTGCTGAAGATTACGAAGAACGGCTGTCCCTGCTTACCGAAAATGGAATAATGGCTATTGTTATAGTTTTAATTATTCTTACCCTCTTTTTGGAATACCGTCTTGCCTTTTGGGTGATGATGGGAATGGCCATTTCTTTTATAGGAGGAATAATATTTCTGCCAATGATTGGAGTGAGTATAAATATGATCTCCATGTTCGGCTTCCTGGTTGTCCTGGGAATTGTTGTTGATGATGCCATTGTTGTAGGAGAGAATATTTACGAATTCCGCCAACAGGGAATGAGCCCGGTAAAAGCAGCCATTGAAGGTACTAAAAACGTTTCAAAACCTGTAATCTTTAGTATATTAACAACTATTCTTGCTTTTACGCCTCTCCTTTTTATGCCTGGGGAAAACGGAAAATTTTGGTGGCCTCTTCCGGCAGTCGTAATTGTAATTCTTGCAGTTTCGCTGCTGGAGGCATTATTTATTCTTCCCTCCCACCTTGCACATCTTTCTGCTAAAAAAAGTAAAGGCTGGATCTTAAAATTTGAAAACTGGCAGGAATCTTTTGCAAAAGGATTCAACAGGGTTATAGACAAATATTACCGCCCCTTTTTAGACCTGTGTTTAAAATACAGATATATTACTCTGAGTGCTGCCATTGCACTACTTCTCATAGTGGGAGGCTATGGTTACAGCGATCATATGGGAATGATTATGATGCCGGAAGTTGCCGCAGATGAGATTGAAGCCGGGGTTAGATTACCTGTGGGAACAACAAATATTCAGGCTGCAAAAGTAGCCGAAGAGATCACTCAATCTACCCGGGAAATGTTTGACAAACATAATCTCCACGAAGTGGCCGAAGGAATTAAAACCAATGTACGCGGACAAAACTTTATTGACGTGGAGATCGTGATGCGACCTCCGGATGAACGCGATATGACCGCTAAAGAGCTAATTGCCTTGTGGCGTGATAATATAGGAGATATCCAGGGGGTGGATCAAATAACCTTTGAAGCAGAACGAGGGCCGGGGGGTGCAAGACAGGACATCAGTATAGATCTTAGCCATACTGATATAGAAGTTCTTGAAAAGGCCAGTAACGCTTTCATGCAGAGAATGGAAACTTTTAATAATACCCGGGACATTAGTGACAACTATAACAAAGGCAAACTTCAATACGATTTTAATCTTTTGCCGGAGGGACGGAACCTGGGGCTTACTTCCAATGAAGTGGGACGACAGGTGCGGGATGCATTTTTTGGCGCACTTGCTATGCGACAGCTCAGAGGTACAAATGAAATTGAAGTCCGTGTAAAATTACCTCTTGAGGAGCGTCGGGATATTCAAAACCTGGAAGATTTTCTTGTAAGGACTCCCGATGGCGTAGAAGTTCCATTGATGGATGTGGTCACGGTAGAAGAACGGGAAGCTTTCACAAATATTAACCGAAGAGACGGCCGCAGGGTGGTCAATGTAGGAATGGATGTTGAACCTGCAAATGCGGTGACGCGGGTACTTGCTTCTGTACAGCAGGAAGTACTCCCGCAATTACGGGCAGATTTCCCCGGGATTACCTGGACCTTTGAAGGAAGCCAGGCAGATATGCGAGAATCTACAGACTCTCTCTGGAGCGGTTTTTCTATGGCTATGCTCCTTATTTATGCTTTGCTTGCAATTGCTTTTAGTAGTTACACCCAGCCTCTGGTGGTACTTTCTGCGATTCCGTTCGGAATTGTGGGAGCGGTAATTGGTCACATCCTGCTTGGTTACGATCTTTCACTTGTAAGCTTAATGGGTGTTATTGCTTTATCAGGTGTTGTAGTTAATGACAGCCTTATTATGATTGACTACGCTAATAACAAAAGAGATACACTTTCTGTTTACGATGCCATTCATGAAGCAGGACTTCGGCGTTTCCGGCCAATAATGCTCACTACTCTTACCACTTTTGGAGGTCTCACTCCCATTATCCTGGAGACTTCCAGCCAGGCACAATATTTAATTCCTATGGCAATTTCATTAGGATTTGGGATAGTATTTGCCACTTCAATTATTCTGGTTCTGGTCCCCTGTCTTTACCTGATTTTGGAGGATATTTCTTTAAAGATCAGGGAAGGAAAAACAGTAAGAAGAACACCTGATCCCAGGAACGCATAG
- a CDS encoding energy transducer TonB produces MSEKITRFVNKNFDTDLGPKLNLKGINRVNVIFKIDKQGNIIDVQSRAPHPKLEEEAERVINALPQMQPGKQRGKPYRFLMPFLLFFRYRINAKPGKKKPVGAFLPAGFCF; encoded by the coding sequence ATGAGCGAAAAAATTACTCGCTTTGTCAATAAAAATTTTGATACAGACCTGGGACCCAAGCTTAATTTAAAAGGTATAAACCGTGTGAATGTTATATTTAAAATAGATAAGCAGGGTAATATTATTGATGTCCAATCCCGTGCCCCACATCCAAAACTGGAAGAAGAAGCGGAAAGAGTAATAAATGCTCTTCCTCAAATGCAGCCGGGAAAACAGCGGGGAAAACCATATAGGTTTCTTATGCCCTTCCTATTATTTTTCAGGTACAGGATTAATGCAAAGCCCGGTAAGAAAAAACCTGTTGGAGCTTTTCTTCCGGCAGGTTTCTGTTTTTAG
- a CDS encoding ankyrin repeat domain-containing protein, with product MDFFDLIRQGDSNGIEQAIQKDPDVLQSTDSRGFSPLVLASYNEQYEITELLLKSGAEVNARDAAGNTALMGVCFKGNTAIAELLLKNGADVNIQNSNGSTALIYSATFGQQKIAELLLQYGADKSLEDVQGNTAYHYAKLQENPVLEEMVKEL from the coding sequence ATGGATTTTTTTGACTTAATAAGGCAGGGAGACAGCAATGGGATTGAGCAGGCTATCCAAAAAGATCCTGATGTTCTCCAATCCACCGACTCCAGAGGTTTTTCTCCTTTAGTCCTGGCTAGTTACAATGAACAATATGAAATAACTGAATTGTTGCTGAAGTCCGGAGCCGAAGTTAATGCCCGGGACGCAGCAGGAAATACTGCTTTAATGGGAGTGTGTTTTAAAGGAAATACTGCTATTGCAGAACTGCTTTTAAAAAATGGAGCCGATGTAAATATTCAGAATTCCAATGGCTCTACGGCATTAATTTATTCTGCCACCTTTGGCCAGCAAAAAATTGCCGAACTGCTTCTTCAATATGGAGCAGACAAATCCCTGGAAGATGTGCAGGGAAATACTGCTTATCATTACGCCAAGCTGCAGGAGAATCCAGTTTTGGAGGAAATGGTGAAAGAACTTTAA
- a CDS encoding DUF1573 domain-containing protein encodes MKKGILLIAAIGAMVFTSCKDDASSKVKAENVETAAERDAQAVYYPEMSFEEQEHDFGTIAKGTTVEHKFKFTNTGKAPLVITNATATCGCTTPDVPKNESIAPGETREMTVKYDGSGQGQVTKTVTITANTEKGTEQIRIKAFVEVALTRQEPNSF; translated from the coding sequence ATGAAAAAAGGAATCTTGTTAATAGCGGCCATTGGGGCCATGGTTTTTACTTCCTGTAAGGATGATGCTTCCAGTAAAGTGAAAGCAGAAAACGTAGAAACGGCAGCAGAACGTGATGCACAGGCCGTTTATTATCCCGAAATGTCTTTTGAAGAGCAAGAGCACGATTTTGGTACTATTGCAAAAGGAACGACTGTAGAGCACAAATTTAAATTTACCAATACAGGTAAAGCTCCTTTGGTAATTACTAATGCAACCGCTACTTGTGGATGTACTACTCCCGATGTTCCTAAAAACGAATCTATTGCTCCTGGTGAAACAAGAGAAATGACTGTGAAATATGATGGATCAGGACAGGGACAGGTTACAAAAACTGTTACTATCACAGCTAATACTGAAAAAGGAACAGAACAAATAAGAATCAAAGCTTTTGTTGAGGTAGCGCTAACGCGACAGGAGCCTAATAGCTTTTAA
- the nusB gene encoding transcription antitermination factor NusB, protein MLTRRHIRVKVMQSLYAFHQSQNKNFQSEEKFLQKSMMEMYDLFLLQLKLIIEIRDYAERYLEKSQKKFLATSEDKDPNQKFLNNEVIKILENNNNLQDLLEERKITHWNRDGEYVAILWEELRNSNAFEQYMSTRTSSFKEDREFVILLLKDFIAPNEKLYDYLEDSKLTWLDDLPLVNTAILKFLNKLKENSKQEAKLPKLFKSEDDEEFAINLFRKVYVKDEELAGEMLGKTPNWDKERIAEIDTILIKMAICEFLHFSSIPVKVTINEYLEIAKEYSTPKSSIFINGVLDKLSKEYVEEKRLNKVGRGLM, encoded by the coding sequence ATGTTGACCAGAAGACATATTCGAGTTAAAGTAATGCAGTCGCTCTATGCATTTCATCAAAGTCAGAATAAAAACTTTCAGTCTGAAGAAAAATTTCTTCAAAAAAGTATGATGGAAATGTATGATCTTTTCCTGCTTCAGCTAAAGTTGATCATAGAGATTAGAGATTATGCCGAAAGATATCTCGAAAAATCTCAGAAAAAATTCCTGGCCACTTCCGAGGATAAAGATCCAAACCAAAAATTTCTCAATAATGAGGTGATAAAAATCCTTGAGAATAATAATAATCTTCAGGATCTTCTGGAAGAAAGAAAAATTACCCACTGGAACAGGGATGGAGAATATGTGGCAATACTATGGGAAGAACTTAGAAATAGTAATGCATTTGAACAATATATGTCTACCAGGACCTCCAGTTTTAAAGAGGACAGGGAATTTGTAATTCTTTTGCTTAAAGATTTTATAGCACCTAATGAAAAACTTTACGATTATCTTGAAGATTCCAAGTTGACCTGGTTGGATGATCTTCCACTGGTAAATACTGCAATCCTTAAATTTCTAAATAAACTAAAGGAGAATTCAAAACAGGAGGCAAAATTACCAAAGCTTTTTAAAAGTGAGGATGATGAGGAATTCGCAATAAATCTATTTCGAAAAGTATATGTGAAGGATGAGGAACTTGCAGGGGAAATGCTGGGGAAAACCCCTAATTGGGATAAAGAAAGGATTGCCGAAATTGATACCATTCTTATTAAAATGGCGATCTGTGAGTTTTTGCATTTTTCCTCTATTCCTGTAAAGGTTACTATTAATGAATATCTGGAAATAGCAAAAGAATACAGTACTCCAAAGAGCAGTATTTTTATTAATGGAGTCCTGGACAAACTTTCCAAAGAATACGTTGAGGAAAAACGTCTAAATAAAGTTGGACGCGGACTTATGTAG
- a CDS encoding Glu/Leu/Phe/Val dehydrogenase produces the protein MSFNDHEQVVFCNDKDTGLRAIIGIHNTVLGPALGGTRMWNYNSEWEALNDVLRLSRGMTYKSAITGLNLGGGKAVLIGDAKTQKTPELMRRFGEFVHSLSGKYITAEDVGMDTEDMDIVREVTPYVTGISESKGGAGNPSPITAYGVFMGMKAAAEYKYGSDDLDGRKVLVQGIGHVGESLVEHLSNEGAKVYIADINPARLEEVARKYSAQIYTEDVYEADVDIYAPCALGATINDDTIYRIKASIIAGAANNQLADDKVHGQILQEKGIVYAPDFLINAGGIINVYAELEGYDRTEIMRRTENIYNTTLEILKTAEARKISTHFAALQIAQQRIDNRKRENSN, from the coding sequence CTGTCTTTTAATGACCACGAACAGGTGGTTTTTTGTAATGACAAAGATACAGGTTTAAGGGCAATAATAGGTATCCATAACACCGTTTTAGGACCTGCTTTGGGAGGTACAAGAATGTGGAATTACAACAGTGAGTGGGAAGCTTTGAACGATGTACTAAGGTTATCCCGGGGAATGACTTACAAGAGTGCAATTACAGGTTTAAACCTTGGAGGAGGAAAAGCGGTTCTTATTGGAGACGCAAAAACACAAAAAACTCCCGAACTTATGAGAAGGTTCGGTGAGTTCGTACATTCTCTTAGCGGAAAATACATTACTGCAGAGGATGTGGGAATGGATACCGAGGATATGGATATTGTAAGAGAAGTGACTCCTTATGTTACGGGGATATCTGAGTCTAAAGGAGGTGCAGGAAATCCTTCTCCTATTACTGCCTACGGGGTTTTTATGGGAATGAAAGCCGCTGCGGAATACAAGTATGGAAGTGACGATCTCGATGGCAGAAAAGTTTTGGTACAGGGGATTGGTCACGTGGGGGAATCTCTTGTTGAACATTTGAGCAACGAAGGAGCTAAAGTTTACATTGCAGACATAAATCCTGCACGTCTTGAAGAAGTAGCAAGAAAATACAGTGCTCAAATTTATACTGAAGACGTGTACGAGGCAGATGTGGATATTTACGCCCCCTGCGCTTTAGGAGCTACTATAAATGACGATACGATTTACAGGATAAAGGCTTCAATTATTGCAGGTGCTGCCAACAATCAATTAGCTGATGATAAAGTGCACGGCCAGATCCTTCAGGAAAAAGGAATTGTTTATGCTCCCGATTTTTTAATCAACGCCGGAGGAATTATAAATGTTTATGCAGAATTAGAAGGTTACGACAGAACCGAAATTATGCGAAGAACAGAAAATATATACAACACTACTCTTGAAATCTTAAAAACAGCTGAGGCAAGAAAGATCTCAACTCATTTTGCTGCATTGCAAATTGCACAGCAAAGAATTGACAATAGAAAAAGAGAGAATTCGAACTAA